GGGAGCGGTCGCCACGGCGACGGCCCTCGCAATCGGCTTGACCGCCTGCACCACCGGCGGCGACAACGGCGACGGCGACACCGTCACCATCACGTGGTGGCACAACGCGACCGCCGACCCGCAGAAGGCGATGTGGGAGGAGGTGGCCAAGGAGTTCGAGGAGGCCAACCCCGGCGTCAAGGTCGAGGTCACCGGCTACCAGAACGAGGACCTCCAGCGCACCCTCATCCCGAACGCGCTCCAGTCCGGCGACGCGCCCGACATCTTCATGGTCTGGCCCGGCGGCGAGGTCCGCTCGCAGGCCGAGGCCGGCTACCTCAAGGACCTTACCGACGTCCTGGCCGACACCATCTCCGAGTACGGCGGAACGGTGAAGCCGTGGCAGGTCGAGGGCAAGCAGTACGCCATCCCCTACACCTTCGGCATCGAGGGTTTCTGGTACAACAAGGACCTCTTCGAGGCCGCCGGCATCGACGAGGTGCCCGAGACGCTCCCCGAGCTCGAGGAGGCCAACGAGAAGCTCCGCGCGACCGGCGTCGCGCCGATCGCCGTCGGTGCGGGCGACCTGTGGCCGGCCGGTCACTGGTGGTACCAGTTCGCTCTCGCCGCGTGCTCGACCGAGACGCTGCAGACGGCCATCCCGGCGCTCGACTTCAGCGACCCCTGCTGGGTCGAGGCGGGCGAGCTGCTGCAGGACTTCGTCGCGACCGAGCCCTTCCAGGACGGTTTCCTCGCGAGCTCCGGCCAGCAGGGCGCTGACAGCTCGGCGGGTCTCGTCGCGAACGGCAACGCCGCGATGGAGCTCATGGGCGCGTGGAACGCCGGCCAGATCGGCTCCCTCACGCCCGACGCGACCGTGCCCGAGTGGCTCGGCTGGTTCCCGATGGTGAGCGTCCCCGGCACCGCGGGTGACCCGACGATCACCATGGGCGGCGGCGACGGCTTCGGCGTCTCGGCCGACGCGCCCGACGAGGCCGTCGAGCTGCTCAAGTACATCGCGAGCGCCGACGTGCAGAAGCGCTTCGCCGAGACCGGCGCCGGCATCCCGGCTCACCCGGACGCGGTGGACTCGCTGACCGACCCGAGCCTCAAGTCGATCGCCGAGGGCCTCGCCGGCTCCTCGTACGTGCAGCTCTGGCTGGACAGCGACCTGGGCCCGACCTTCGGCAACCCGCTCAACCAGGCCATCGTGAACCTCATGGCGGGCACCGGCACGCCCGAGGACATCGTGAAGGCGCTCAAGGACACGGCCGCCACGCTGTAGGCGTCCGCCCAAGGAACTGTCACTCAAGACAATGACAAGCACCATTCAGGCAGGGCCCGCGGTCAACGCGGGCCCTGCCGCCCCACCCGCCCACACCCGCAAGCGCCGCGTCGACGGCCGCAAGTGGCTCGAGATCGCGCTCTTCGCCGGTCCCGCGCTCATCGTCTTCGTCGGCTTCGTGATCCTGCCGGTCGTGCTCGCCGCCGTGTACAGCTTCTTCAACTGGAACGGCCTCGGCCCGCTCGAGCGCTTCATCGGCTTCGACAACTACATCCGCGCGCTGACGGATCCACTCTTCCTCAAGTCGATCGGCAACAACTTCACGGTCGTCGCGCTCTCCCTCCTCATCCAGGGACCGCTCGCGATCATCGTCGCCCTGCTGCTCAACCGCCGTATGCGCGGGCGCACCATCATCCGTGCCGCGATCTTCGTGCCGTACGTGCTGGCCGAGGTCATCGCGGGTCTCTCCTGGAAGCTCCTGCTGTCGCCCCGCGGCGGCTTCAACGCCTTCCTCACGAGCATCGGGCTCGGCGACCTCGCCCAGCCCTGGCTCGCCCAGCCGGACACCGCCCTCTGGGTCATGTTCGGCATCCTCACCTGGAAGTACCTGGGCTTCGCGATCCTGCTCATGCTCGCGGGACTCCAGGGCGTGCCCGAGGAGCTCTCCGAGGCAGCGGCGATCGACGGTGCCAGCTGGTGGAAGATCCAGTGGCACATCACGATCCCGCTGCTCGGCCCCACCATCCGCATCTGGGCCTTCCTGTCGATCATCGGCTCGCTGCAGCTGTTCGACATGGTCTGGGTCACCACCAAGGGCGGCCCCGTCGGGGCCACGAGCACGATGGCGACGTACATGATCCAGTACGGCCAGGGGAACCCCGGCTACGGAAGCTCCGTCGCCGTCATCCTGTTCCTGATCTCGCTCGTGATCGCCGTGCTCTACCAGCGCCACGCCATGCGTCGTGACCTCGGAACGTCCGACGCTCGAGGAGATGACTGACATGTCGACCGCAACCGCACCTGCAGCCCAGGCCGGCTCGCGCTTCGGCTGGCGCTCGCCCGTCGTCTACGTGGTCGCCCTCACGGCGATCCTCGTGTCGATCATCCCCGTGCTCTACATCTGGATCTCGGGCTTCCGCACGAGCGCCGACCTCAACGCGAACCCGGGCGGCTGGCCCGACCCGTGGTTCCTCGGGAACTACGCGAACGTGCTGTCGAGCCCGCGGTTCTGGGGTTCGGTGTTCTCGTCGTCGCTCGTCGCCGTGGGCACCACCGCCGGCGTCGTGGTGCTCGGACTGTGCGCGGCCTACGTGCTCGCGCGCTACACGTTCCGCGGACGCCAGTGGCTCTACACCTTCTTCTCGGCCGGGCTCATGTTCCCGCTCACGGTCGCGGCGCTGCCGCTCAGCATCCTGCTGCGCGACATCGGCCTGCACGGCACGTTCCTCGGTGTGATCATCCCGCAGGTGGCGTTCTCGCTGCCCGTGACGATCATCATCCTCGTGCCGTTCCTGCGCGCGATCCCGAACGAGATCGAGGAGGCCGCCCAGATCGACGGCGCGAGCCGCATCGGCTTCTTCTGGCGGATCGTGCTGCCGCTCTCGCTGCCCGGTCTCATCACGGTCGGCGTGCTCGCGTTCCTCGGTTCGTGGAACGGCTACCTGCTGCCCCTCCTCGTGATGGCGGCCGGCGGCATGCCGCAGGACCTGTGGACCCTGCCGCTCGGCGTGCAGCAGTTCTCGACGCAGTACTCGCAGGACACGGGTGCCGTGCTCGCGTACACCTCGCTCGCGATGATCCCCGCCCTCGTGTTCTTCCTCGCCGCTGAGCGCCGCATCGTCGGCGGTCTCACGGGCGCGGTGAAGGGATAGGGATGTCGCTCGACGTCGGTGTCGTCCCGGTCTGGCGCGACACCACTCAGCCCACGGCCGTGCGCGTCGAGGCGCTCATCTCCGAGATGACGCTCGACGAGAAGCTCGCCCAGCTCTACGGGATCTGGGTGGGTGCGGATGCGTCGGGCGGCGAGGTCGCCCCGCACCAGAACGAGATGATCGACGACGTCGACATCGAGCAGCTGCTGCCCACGGGCCTCGGCCAGCTGACGCGGCCCTTCGGGACCGCGCCCGTCGATCCCGCCCTGGGTGCGCTCTCGCTGCAGCGCACCCAGGAGCGGATCGCCGCGTCGAACCGCTTCGGCATCCCCGCCGTCGCTCACGAGGAGTGCCTCGCGGGCTTCGCGACGTGGGGCGCGACCGCCTACCCCGTGCCGCTCGCGTGGGGCGCGACCTTCGACCCGGCCCTCGTGCGCGAGATGGCGGGACGCATCGGCTCCGACATGCGCTCGGTCGGCGTGCACCAGGGTCTCGCGCCCGTGCTCGACGTCGTGCGCGACGCCCGGTGGGGCCGCGTCGAGGAGACCATCGGCGAGGACCCGTACCTCGTCGGCACGGTCGCGACGGCCTACGTGCAGGGTCTCGAGCGCGCGGGCATCGTCGCGACGCTCAAGCACTTCGTGGGCTACTCGGCCTCGAAGGCGGGCCGCAACCTCGCGCCCGTCTCGGTCGGCCCCCGCGAGCTCGCGGACGTGCTGCTGCCTCCCTTCGAGATGGCCGTGCGCGAGGGCGGCGTGCGCTCCGTCATGAACGCGTACACCGACATCGACGGGGTGCCGACGGCCGCCGACCGCGGGCTGCTCACCGAGCTGCTGCGCGAGAGGTGGGGCTTTACGGGCACCGTCGTGGCCGACTACTACTCGGTCGGGTTCCTCGCGGCGCTGCACGGCGTCGTGGCGGAGGGCGACTGGGGCGCGGCCGCGGTCGCGGCCCTCGACGCCGGCATCGACGTCGAGCTGCCGACGGTGCGCGGCTACGGCGCCCCGCTCGCCGAGGAGGTGCACGCGGGCCGCCTCGACGAGGCGGTCGTCGACACCGCCCTGCGCCGCGTGCTGACCCAGAAGGTGGACCTCGGCCTGCTCGACGACGCGTGGTCGCCCGTGCCGAACGCCCTCGCGGGCGCGGATGCGGATGACGCGGCCGCCCTGCGCGGAAGCGTCGATCTCGACTCGGCCGAGAACCGCGAGCTCGCGAGGCGCCTCGCCGAGCGCGCGATCGTGCTGCTCAAGAACGACGGCGTGCTGCCGCTCGCGAAGCCCGCCCGCATCGCCGTCGTCGGCCCGACCGCCGACGACCCGTACGCGGTGCTCGGCTGCTACTCCTTCCCCGCGCACGTCGGCGTGCAGCATCCGGAGACCCCGATCGGCATCGCCCTGCCGACGCTGCTGGAGTCGCTGCGCGCGGAGTTCCCCGACAGCGACCTCGTCTACGTGCAGGGCACGAGCGTCGACGGCGGCGAGACCGCCGAGATCCCGGCCGCCGTCGCGGCCGCGGCCGACGCGGATGTCGTCATCGTCGCCCTCGGCGACCGTGCGGGCCTCTTCGGACGCGGCACGAGCGGCGAGGGCTGCGACGTCGAGTCGCTCGACCTGCCGGGCGCGCAGCAGCAGCTGCTCGACGCGGTCATCGGCGCGGGCACGCCCGCCGTCGTGACGCTCCTCGCGGGCCGCCCGTACGCGCTCGGCTCCGCACCGGAGCAGGCGGGCGCCATCATCGAGGCGTTCTTCCTCGGCGAGGAGGGCACCCCCGCGATCGCGGGCGCGCTCAGCGGTCGCGTGAACCCGGCCGGCCGCCTGCCGGTGAGCGTCCCCGCGACGCCCGGCGCGCAACCGTCGAGCTACCTCGCGGCGCCCCTCGCGCGCAGCAGCGGGGTGTCGAGCATCGACCCGACGCCCGCCTACTGGTTCGGCCACGGGCTCTCGTACTCGACATTCGCGTGGAGCGACCTCGGCGTCTCGGGCAAGGTCTTCTCGCAGACCGTCGACGTGCGCGTCGAGGTCGCCAACACAGGCGACCGCGCGGGATCGGATGTCGTGCAGCTCTACCTGCACGACCCCGTCGCGAGCGTCGTGCGCCCCGTGCAGCGCCTCATCTCGTACGCACGCGTCGACCTCGAGCCCGGCCAGTCGGCCACGGTCTCGTTCCGCGTGCCGGCCGAGCTCGCGTCGTTCACGGGCCGCGACGGCCGCCGCATCGTCGAGCCGGGCACGCTCGTGCTGGGCCTCGGCCGCTCGGCGGGCGACATCGTGTTCGAGCACGCCGTCGAGCTCACGGGCGAGACGCGCGAGGTCGACCACACGCGCCCGCTGCACGCCGACGTCACCGTGACCCCCACGTCAGGTGGTTGAGGAGCGACCGCCGCAGGCGGACGCGTCTCGAAACCGCCGCCCGGCACCGCCCCACCGGGTCGGCGAGCTGCACCTGCGGCTCGTCGACCCGGAGGGCGCCCCGCTCGCCGAGCGCGAGGTCGTCGTCGAGCAGACGCGGCACGCCTTCGCCTTCGGGTCGACGGGCTTCGAGCTCATCCCCCACGCGAACGGGGAGGCGGATGCCGCGGCGCTCGCCGAGCACTGGCTCGGCGTGTTCGACACGGCAACGCTCCCCTTCTACCGAGGCGACTTCGAGCCCGAGCCAGGCGTGACGCAGACCGACCGCATCCGCGCCGCCGCGCGCTGGTTCGCCGACCGCGACGTTCGCCTCAAGGGCCACC
The Protaetiibacter sp. SSC-01 genome window above contains:
- a CDS encoding beta-glucosidase translates to MSLDVGVVPVWRDTTQPTAVRVEALISEMTLDEKLAQLYGIWVGADASGGEVAPHQNEMIDDVDIEQLLPTGLGQLTRPFGTAPVDPALGALSLQRTQERIAASNRFGIPAVAHEECLAGFATWGATAYPVPLAWGATFDPALVREMAGRIGSDMRSVGVHQGLAPVLDVVRDARWGRVEETIGEDPYLVGTVATAYVQGLERAGIVATLKHFVGYSASKAGRNLAPVSVGPRELADVLLPPFEMAVREGGVRSVMNAYTDIDGVPTAADRGLLTELLRERWGFTGTVVADYYSVGFLAALHGVVAEGDWGAAAVAALDAGIDVELPTVRGYGAPLAEEVHAGRLDEAVVDTALRRVLTQKVDLGLLDDAWSPVPNALAGADADDAAALRGSVDLDSAENRELARRLAERAIVLLKNDGVLPLAKPARIAVVGPTADDPYAVLGCYSFPAHVGVQHPETPIGIALPTLLESLRAEFPDSDLVYVQGTSVDGGETAEIPAAVAAAADADVVIVALGDRAGLFGRGTSGEGCDVESLDLPGAQQQLLDAVIGAGTPAVVTLLAGRPYALGSAPEQAGAIIEAFFLGEEGTPAIAGALSGRVNPAGRLPVSVPATPGAQPSSYLAAPLARSSGVSSIDPTPAYWFGHGLSYSTFAWSDLGVSGKVFSQTVDVRVEVANTGDRAGSDVVQLYLHDPVASVVRPVQRLISYARVDLEPGQSATVSFRVPAELASFTGRDGRRIVEPGTLVLGLGRSAGDIVFEHAVELTGETREVDHTRPLHADVTVTPTSGG
- a CDS encoding carbohydrate ABC transporter permease, which codes for MTSTIQAGPAVNAGPAAPPAHTRKRRVDGRKWLEIALFAGPALIVFVGFVILPVVLAAVYSFFNWNGLGPLERFIGFDNYIRALTDPLFLKSIGNNFTVVALSLLIQGPLAIIVALLLNRRMRGRTIIRAAIFVPYVLAEVIAGLSWKLLLSPRGGFNAFLTSIGLGDLAQPWLAQPDTALWVMFGILTWKYLGFAILLMLAGLQGVPEELSEAAAIDGASWWKIQWHITIPLLGPTIRIWAFLSIIGSLQLFDMVWVTTKGGPVGATSTMATYMIQYGQGNPGYGSSVAVILFLISLVIAVLYQRHAMRRDLGTSDARGDD
- a CDS encoding carbohydrate ABC transporter permease, with translation MSTATAPAAQAGSRFGWRSPVVYVVALTAILVSIIPVLYIWISGFRTSADLNANPGGWPDPWFLGNYANVLSSPRFWGSVFSSSLVAVGTTAGVVVLGLCAAYVLARYTFRGRQWLYTFFSAGLMFPLTVAALPLSILLRDIGLHGTFLGVIIPQVAFSLPVTIIILVPFLRAIPNEIEEAAQIDGASRIGFFWRIVLPLSLPGLITVGVLAFLGSWNGYLLPLLVMAAGGMPQDLWTLPLGVQQFSTQYSQDTGAVLAYTSLAMIPALVFFLAAERRIVGGLTGAVKG
- a CDS encoding ABC transporter substrate-binding protein; the protein is MTACTTGGDNGDGDTVTITWWHNATADPQKAMWEEVAKEFEEANPGVKVEVTGYQNEDLQRTLIPNALQSGDAPDIFMVWPGGEVRSQAEAGYLKDLTDVLADTISEYGGTVKPWQVEGKQYAIPYTFGIEGFWYNKDLFEAAGIDEVPETLPELEEANEKLRATGVAPIAVGAGDLWPAGHWWYQFALAACSTETLQTAIPALDFSDPCWVEAGELLQDFVATEPFQDGFLASSGQQGADSSAGLVANGNAAMELMGAWNAGQIGSLTPDATVPEWLGWFPMVSVPGTAGDPTITMGGGDGFGVSADAPDEAVELLKYIASADVQKRFAETGAGIPAHPDAVDSLTDPSLKSIAEGLAGSSYVQLWLDSDLGPTFGNPLNQAIVNLMAGTGTPEDIVKALKDTAATL